Part of the Streptomyces sp. f51 genome is shown below.
AAGGAGCACCGCGGCAACGGCTACATCACCGAGGCCACCGTCGCCGTCTCCCGCTGGGCCTTCACCGATCTGTCCATCGACCGCGTCGAGTGGCGTGCCGAGGTCGGCAACGCCGGCTCCCGCGCGGTCGCCGAACGCGCCGGCTTCACCATCGAGGGGACCCTGCGCTCCGCGATCAACAACAAGGGCGTACGCAGGGACTGCTGGGTGGGCTCACTGCTTCCCTCCGACCTGGGTCTCCCGTCGACGGCGCCCTATCTTCCGGCCAGATGAACGGCGCGGCGGCTCCCGGCACCCGATCCCGCACCGGCTCCCGGGGTCGGTCCGTCCCCGGCGCCGCCGCGTTCCGTCCGCGGGCGAACCTGTTCCGTCCACAGGTGCTTCGGCTCCGTCCACAGGCGTCCCGGTTGTCAGTGCGACCGCCTAACGTGTGGGCATGACGAGTCTCCCGCGTCCCACCACCGAACTCTCCGCGGACGAAGCACGCCGCATCGCTCTGCGGGCGCAGGGTTTCCTGGGCGCCCCGGACCGCAGGGCCGGCGTCCGCGGAGTCCTGCGTCACCTCGGCGCGGTCCAGCTCGACACGATCTCCGTCCTCGCCCGCTCCCACGAACTGATCCCGTACGCCCGGCTCGGCGCCGTCGGCCGCAAGACCGTGGAGCAGGCCTACTGGACCTCCGCTCCGCCCGCCGACACACCCCCGGCGCCGCACGCGTTCGAGTACTGGTCCCACGCGGCCTGCATCCTGCCCGTGGAGGAGTGGCCCCACTTCGCGTTCCGCCGCCGCGCCTACCGCGCCCGCCCGCACTGGAACCACGACCTCCCCGACGGCGCCTACGACCAGGTCGTCAAGCAGCTGCGCGCCGAAGGACCCCTCACGGCAACGGACTTGGGCGGGGCGAAGAAGACCAGCGAGTGGTGGGACTGGTCGGGCACGAAGGTCGCCGTCGAACGCGCGCTGATGTACGGCGAGGTGGTGTGCGTGGAGCGGCGCGGCTGGAAGCGGGTCTACGACCTCGCCGAACGCGCGATCCCGAAGCCGCTGCTGCACGACGAGCTGGACGACCGGGAGTGCGTGCGCCGTCTCGTCCGCCTGGCCGGACAGTCCCTCGGCGTCGGCACCCGCGCGGACATCGCCGACTACCACCGCCTCAGGCTGGAACAGGTCGACGCGGTGATCGCGGACTCGGGCCTGGTCGCCGTCACGGTGGAGGGCTGGGGCAGGACCGCGGCCGGGAAGGGCGGCGCCGGAAGACCGGCCGGAGACGCGTGGGCGGACCCGGCGGCGCTGGAGACGGTCCCGCGCGGCCGTCACCGTACGACGCTGCTGTCGCCGTTCGACTCCCTCATCTGGGAGCGTGCGCGTACCGAGCGGATCTTCGATTTCACGCACCGCCTGGAGGCGTACACACCCAAGCCGAAGCGGGTCCACGGCTACTTCGCGATGCCGGTCCTCGCCGGAGGCCGGCTGGTCGGCCGGGTCGACCCGGCCCGGGAGGGCCGCACGCTGGTCGCGAGGCAGGTCACCCTGGACGGCGCGAAGGCGGTCCCGGCGGTGGCACAGGCCCTGGTGGAGGCCGCGAGCTGGGTGGACTGCACGGACGTACGGGTCGAGCGGGTGGACT
Proteins encoded:
- a CDS encoding crosslink repair DNA glycosylase YcaQ family protein, whose protein sequence is MTSLPRPTTELSADEARRIALRAQGFLGAPDRRAGVRGVLRHLGAVQLDTISVLARSHELIPYARLGAVGRKTVEQAYWTSAPPADTPPAPHAFEYWSHAACILPVEEWPHFAFRRRAYRARPHWNHDLPDGAYDQVVKQLRAEGPLTATDLGGAKKTSEWWDWSGTKVAVERALMYGEVVCVERRGWKRVYDLAERAIPKPLLHDELDDRECVRRLVRLAGQSLGVGTRADIADYHRLRLEQVDAVIADSGLVAVTVEGWGRTAAGKGGAGRPAGDAWADPAALETVPRGRHRTTLLSPFDSLIWERARTERIFDFTHRLEAYTPKPKRVHGYFAMPVLAGGRLVGRVDPAREGRTLVARQVTLDGAKAVPAVAQALVEAASWVDCTDVRVERVDSPDLREPLAAELARVLG